In Phaenicophaeus curvirostris isolate KB17595 unplaced genomic scaffold, BPBGC_Pcur_1.0 scaffold_55, whole genome shotgun sequence, the following are encoded in one genomic region:
- the LOC138734061 gene encoding class I histocompatibility antigen, F10 alpha chain-like has translation MASGWAAAPGLLLAVLGGVASGLHSLHYFDVAVTKPSLGVPEFVSVGYVDGHLIVRYDSEIRRAVPRADWMKANLGQQHWDTQSEINRQDQEVHRANLYVAQERYNQSGGVHMFQYMSGCDLLENNSTKGYYQLAYDGKDFISWDMDSMKFIAADAGAVVTKIKWEKDGMVAGQLKNYVENICIPALKDYLSYGQRVLERKEPPTVRVSGKKAGEFLTLRCRVYGFYPRGISVNWLKDNDPRDQDTTWSGIMPNSDGTFYTAASIVIHPEEKDKYQCRVEHTSLAQPGLYVWDESSEREANNILLIVGAMVAAILLVIVIIVGIAFWKLKSGKQKERYIKASSAHTGIGSSGEHSLSVSPTLVAVRGAGEGLELLAERDCTVTAPGAA, from the exons ATGGCGTCGGGCTGGGCTGCGGccccggggctgctgctggcggTCCTGGGCGGCGTGGCGAGCG GACTCCACTCCCTGCACTATTTCGATGTTGCGGTGACTAAGCCCAGCCTGGGGGTCCCCGAGTTTGTGTCCGTGGGGTACGTGGATGGGCACCTCATCGTGCGCTACGACAGCGAGATCAGGAGGGCGGTGCCCCGAGCAGACTGGATGAAGGCCAACCTGGGTCAGCAGCACTGGGACACCCAGTCTGAGATCAACCGGCAAGACCAGGAGGTTCACCGTGCAAACCTGTACGTTGCACAGGAACGCTACAACCAGAGTGGGG GAGTTCACATGTTTCAATACATGTCTGGCTGTGACCTCTTGGAGAACAACAGCACCAAGGGGTATTACCAGCTCGCCTACGATGGGAAGGACTTCATCTCCTGGGACATGGACAGCATGAAGTTCATCGCGGCGGACGCCGGGGCAGTTGTCACCAAGATAAAGTGGGAGAAGGATGGGATGGTTGCTGGGCAGCTTAAGAACTATGTGGAGAACATCTGCATCCCAGCATTGAAGGATTATCTGAGCTATGGGCAGAGGGTGCTGGAGAGGAAAG AGCCGCCCACGGTCCGAGTGTCGGGGAAGAAGGCCGGGGAGTTCCTGACCTTGCGCTGCCGCGTTTATGGCTTCTACCCACGGGGCATCTCCGTCAACTGGCTGAAGGACAACGATCCGAGGGACCAGGACACCACGTGGAGCGGCATCATGCCCAACAGCGACGGCACCTTCTACACCGCGGCCTCCATCGTCATCCacccggaggagaaggacaagtACCAGTGCCGCGTGGAACACACCAGCCTGGCCCAGCCTGGCCTCTATGTGTGGGATGAGTCTTCAGAGAGAGAGGCCAACAACATCCTCCTTATCGTCGGGGCCATGGTTGCCGCCATCCTGCTTGTCATCGTCATCATCGTTGGAATTGCCTTCTGGAAGCTCAAGTCAG ggaagcagaagGAGCGCTACATCAAGGCATCAA GCGCCCACACGGGGATTGGCAGCTCAGG GGAGCACAGCCTAAGTGTGTCCCCGACCCTCGTTGCAGtcagaggagctggggaagggttggagctgctggcagagagaGATTGCACCGTGACGGCTCCCGGCGCTGCGTGA